The genomic segment AGCACTCCTTGTTGCATGACCATCCCCAGACGGATGGGTGACCCTAAGTTGCACCTCCTCGTTACACGACCATCCCCAGACGGATGGCTTGCCCTAGGTTGGCACTTTTTGTCACGCGACGGTCCTCGGACAGATGGATGGATCCCGGATGGATGGTGGACACCAGTCAGATGGATGGCCATAAATAGGCATTGTCTAGCACTCGACGATCCGCAGACCAATGAATGAATCTCTGACAGATGGATGATGAGTAGCTATTGTTTGTCACCTAACGTCCGATATCATTGTAGAATACTACCAATGGTGCCATCTGAGATAATCATATACCTCATGTAGAGGACCATGATCACAATCACTTTATGCTTGGTCAATTTGTATGATATTCATTAAACATCAATCACAGTTGACTACCAACATTCAACTGTAGTGAAAAGCATGGTTTAACATAGAAAAACCTCAACGATACAACAGAGGGCACAGTTCAACATTCAAAAGGCCCAACAAAGAGCATCAAAAGGCTCAACAACCAATATCACAATGTTAAACCAACAAAAGAGCAAAgcgtaaaaacaaaaaaaaactaggTGTTGACAAACTAAACATTGTCCAACCGAGAAACAACACTCGACATACTACTAGTCACCTCAGAATCAATAATAAACTGATGCTCAACAATATCCCCAACGGCATGTCCAACAATCTGGTTGCCCCCATCCTCATCTTGAGGAATACCCGTGCCAAACTTAGGACCAATAGACCCCCCGTCGTCAAGGCCAACCTCATCCTCAAACATACCAACGCAGAGTTCCAACTCTTCGTCTACCTTCCAATCCTTAGACTTGCCTTCTTTGAACTCTGTCAACATTTCTTTACGAGCTTTCCAcatggtgtagagtccaagaactttacttagctaattgtttagtagtgttatagtatgtttagtgttatctttgttactatggatttttggttcagaccgggaattatttggacactcatagtagtacttatagattttctaagtttaacctatagtttaagaatattaagtataacctaaggtttgattaatgtgactgatattaaggattatatttactatattataaggtttagacatcaaccaataggattttaagcacatgttatgaatggtgattaaggattaaagatttttgaggattaaattaaataagagtaaagtttgaatgttatagggtcagtcagcagccttgagtacgttgagggcttagtcaaggctgtttactccattcaaacttagctaacaatgtgtaaattcgtgtttaaatattcagcgtatgccgatatatcgcagctatagggggcgatatatcgcagcacgtagatacggaaaacacgaatcgatgcacggtcgcctcgggaacaaaggtccaggcgatatatcgcctatagggggcgatatatcgcctccaccagcatgttttcaaatacttttgaattcttttcctttcagccattcaaactccttcaacagtccagcatcttttgaacgagtcttcagcctctgctgaacgattattcaaatgattttcacctaaaaagccattatttttattcaagtaaaatcaagatattttcattcccaaactctataaataggacctagtacccagccattattcaccatttgctctaagttcagaagctgctagtgttaagtgagtgtgagagtgtaaacacttggtttggggaaaaaatataagcttaaacatcataagcttatcaaacactttgggaagtgagttctatagtatttcggtggaggttagattgatcttgcaatctttgaggtaaacccaaaactatagttcctttctgtattttatgttatttcctttctcaaaaccttctactcagtcccctaaccttattcttattttggttagggaatccaagctcttaagcatataagtcggtaagtatgttttttttatggtttagtctttccatctctttcatttcatctcctttcttagactcactctttcttatggttttaggagtgttccaaaagtcccaactcagtccataatcccggtaactttggtaaggaaaataggctagaatcaacatgttatgtgcttatgttatctatatgttttatgttattaaaagtgttatgatatgtatatgtatgtttgtaggcttgggcatatgacccatatgactaacaagaccccaaatgggttatgggcatatgacctacttagctagtaggaccccactaatcccatgggcatatgcttgtttagtctatgggaccccaagtaataatggccattataataagtgtatgttatatgtgttatgttaagtctttatgttttcttatgaaattatgtatatgactttgtgttagattttccttactgggcattaggctcattcctttctgttttatgtgcaggaaaataagctttagaggcggtaagattcgtgacgcttggaggatgtgtatcgatgatgaatggagtcaacgggccgagcgttaatcgattcgaggatgtagtttcggttttatgtctttttatatgtattttccgcactaattatgtaatgttttattattttaaattatgtttttgttttaaagacaatgggatcccatatccgttttggtatttactttgtaaataactcttattttgcaagttattcaataaattatggtattttcgcaaatgtaagttcttttaaggattttatgtatagtttcgttaatggtccaaatagtctagattagtgggtcattacacatggCCTTCACCTCAATGTCCTCCAGCTGAGCACATAAATCATTCGAATTCTTCTTCTCCTTAACTAGTTCGCTCACTTTATCCTTTAATTGCCTCTTCAACTCTTCATTTAATTCTTTACTTGCCTTAAGCCTCTCGTCAACTTTCGTAAGACTCGACCGAAGCTCGGTGTTGGACTTTCTAAGATCACAGTTTTCCCTTCCGAGGCGTTGATGGTCTCGACGAATATGAATCGCATTAGAGAGCATCTGTAAAAATAAACGAGTTAGTGCaaacaaaatatacaaaaatgAAATAAGTAAAATAGGTTGCTTACCCGATAGGCTCCAGACACCAAATCATTGGATGACTCGACGGATCCCATTTCCTTCAAACGAGTCTCATCACGAGGACACAAGAGGGCTTCGACATATCCTTCAATAGACAAAGGGTTCGAATACACACAAGTATTCTTTGGAATAATGACAGAGATATTTTCTTCCTCCTCATCAAAATCAACCCTAGGCTTCTTGCTTGATCCTCCTTCGATGACCTTTGAAGGAACAGTACTCTTTGAGGGCACGAGGTTTATTGATGGCTCTACCGCCGACAAATGACCTTTCTTCTTACTCGCCGCTTTCTTGGCTTTTGCCAAGGCATCAAGACCGAAAGGCATTTTGAATGACATCTTTTTCGAAAAAATTTCCGATAGATTACGTTCTTCTTCAGAAGAATAAACTTGATACCAATCAACTCTAAAGCTCGCTTCAACAAAAAAATAGGAATACGACCATCTAGTCTAATAAGAAGATTACCTTCACTCCGCCCCTCGACTTTGCTCCAAAGAAAACTGGAAGTCAAATTTGATTCCTTTAACAATTTTTTCCAACTTCGTTGCTTTTCAGGAATTGCTAAAATTTTCTTCAAATTTTGGTCACTATCGTACGACAAAGCAAGAAGTATGGTCAATTCTTTATccacaaaaagaaaaagaaaaagaaaaacaccaACATTAGGATTTCAATAGGTTGGAAACAAAAGACACAAGAAAAATAGGTAAAATAATCTAGCATGCAACACCTACCTAATACCCGCCAACTAGTAGGAAACCTATCGGTTCTAGACGAGAACATTTCTTTTCCATGGAAGAAACAATAGTATTCTTTCCACCCACGGTC from the Humulus lupulus chromosome X, drHumLupu1.1, whole genome shotgun sequence genome contains:
- the LOC133803825 gene encoding uncharacterized protein LOC133803825; translated protein: MSFKMPFGLDALAKAKKAASKKKGHLSAVEPSINLVPSKSTVPSKVIEGGSSKKPRVDFDEEEENISVIIPKNTCVYSNPLSIEGYVEALLCPRDETRLKEMGSVESSNDLVSGAYRMLSNAIHIRRDHQRLGRENCDLRKSNTELRSSLTKVDERLKASKELNEELKRQLKDKVSELVKEKKNSNDLCAQLEDIEVKAMCNDPLI